cccccagatcttggcgtcgcgatggcggcggctctggaaggtttctgtggttttcgccaatcgtgtcgaggtttttaggtcaggggctttatataggcgaagaggcggcgcaggagggtcgaaggggtggccacaccatatggcggcgcggccagggcctgggccgcgccggcctatggtctgggggcccagtgccccccctctggtccttctcgtgtgttctggatgcttccggtgaaaataggaacctgggcgttgatttcgtccaattccgagaatatttcgttactaggatttctgaaaccaaaaacagcagaaaacaggaactggcacttcggcatcttgttaataggttagttccagaaaatgcacgaatatgacataaagtgtgcataaaacatgtagataacatcaataatgtggcatggaacacaagaaattatcgatacgtcggagacgtatcatccttatgaccatgagatcatgtaaatcacttataccggaaaggtactttgattacaccaaacgccactgcgtaaatgggtggttataaaggtgggattaagtttccggaaagtatgagttgaggcatatggatcaacagtgggatttgtccatcccgatgacggatagatatactctggcccctctcggtggaatgtcgtctaatgtcttgcaagcatatgaataagttcataagagaccacataccacggtacgagtaaagagtacttgtcaggagacgaggttgaacaaggtatagattgataccgaagatcaaacctcggacaagtaaaatatcgcgtgacaaagggaattggtattgtatgtgaatggttcattcgatcactaaagtcatcgttgaatatgtgggagccattatggatctccagatcccgctattggttattggtcagagtgagtactcaaccatgtccgcatagttcacgaaccgtaaggtgacacacttaaagttggatgttgaaatggtagaacttgaatatggaatggagttcgaatatttgtttggagtcccggatgagatcctggacatcacgaggagttccggaatggtccggagaataagattcatatataggatgtcattttatgtgaattaaaatgatttggaaggttctatggaaggttctagaaggttctagaaaagtccggaagaaaccaccaaggaaggtggagtcccggagggactccacctccatggtcggacaaccctagagggggaggagtcccaagtggactcccccaaggggggccggccaccccccacatggaaggggggaatcccaccccaagtgggattcccaccttgggtaggtttccctatcacatggaaggttttgggttcgggtcttattcggagacttgtagtccaacacttggggcttccacctatataatgaggggccaaggggagggggccggccaccccaagaccacaacctggccgccccccttgagtggccggccaccccctcccaaaccctagccgccccctctcctccatagttcccgcgtgctttagcgaagctccgccggagttctccaccgccaccgacaccacgccgtcgtgctgtcggattcaagaggagctactacttccgctgcccgctggaacgggaggtggacgtcgtcttcatcaacaaccgaacgtgtgaccgagtacggaggtgctacccgttcgtggtgccggtgatcaagatcttctacgcgcttttgcaagcggcaagtgaacgtctaccgcagcaacaagagcctcatattgtaggctttggaatctcttcaagggtgagactcgataatcccctcgttgctaccgtcttctagattgcatcttggcttggattgcgtgttcgcggtaggaaattttttgttttctatgcaacgttttcctacagaAGCCTCGTCGAGGAAGGAGCGGAGCAAGGAGCACAAAATCCTAGAGcggcgccaccaccgccgccatggcaACGCCGCCTAAGGAACAACTACGTGCACTCATAACCTCAAGATAGATCAGAGCACCGCATCACCGCGCAGCCTAGTCCATGGCTGCCCAAAACCTAAGAAAGAAGACTAGCCCTAGTCTACTCCTATATAGAGCCACGCGGCAGATCTGACGACCCCTACATCCCCGGCAAGCACGAGACCCCATAGTAGAGGAATCAGCAGAGCCGCCGCTGGCAACTCGTTCGTCTTTTTGTTTGCCCTTTTCCTGGGAGAAGAAACGAACATAGCGAAAACCGTCTTGATCGACTTGCCGTTCTTGGATGCCTCTGCCtctatttttttctttgatcTTGGGAGAGTGGGATGAATTATTGCCTCAAGAGAAAcgaacaatctactgcaatcattgttatctgctgttcttcgcaaacaaacatcatcttccacaccatacgtttaatcctttgtttacagcaagccggtgagattgacaacctcactgttaagttggggcaaagtattttgattgtgttgtgcaggttccacgttggcgtcggaatccctggtgttgcgccgcactacacttctccaccaacaaccttcacgtggccttcatctcctactggttcgataaccttggtttcttactgagggaaaacttgctgctgtacgcatcacaccttcctcttggggttcgcaacggacgtgtgcttcacgtgtTATCAAGCCGCCGCCGGCAACTCGTTCGTCTTTTTGTTTGCCCTTTTCCTCGGAGAAGAAACGAACATAGCGAAAACCGTCTTGATCGACTTGCCGTTCTTGGATGCCTCTgcctctattttttttctttgatcttgGGAGAGAGGGATGAATGATTGCCTCAAGAGATAAACTTAGGGGATGTGTATTGCAGTTAGTGAAAGAGATAACAGAGAAAGAGACTGTGGTGGCAAAAGCTTTGTAATTTTTCAGATGTGTGACACCACGAGATACAGTTgagcatgggcagcccggcccggcccAAAATCCTAGATGAGACCGGGTCGGGCTTGATTTTTGAGCATGTACATTGGGCTAGGCCGGGCTTGTATGTTGCGCAATTTAAGTAAGGATCAGGATGGGCTTCTTAGGCTAGGTTTTTTGCTTGCTCGGACTAGGTTTAAGCTTGATTTACAAATATATAGTACtctttctatcaacaaatatatagCATTTACATGCCCGACAGCGGGTCAGGTTCAGGCTTGACTTTTTGGCACCGGGCTTTTTCTGGCCTTGCTCGAAGCCCAGCCCAACCCGAGTTTTGCCCATGCATTCGCATGTCTCACCATATTACTAAAAATGATGCTAAAAAACCTTAATACTGAAAATTAGCTTGacgattttttaatttttttggtcAAACATAAATCTCCTATGACTATGACTCCCTCAAACTCTCATTTCTGGACGGAGCAAAAAAAGGAACAAAAGTAGTGAAACGAAAAACAAAAGTATTTTCTGGATGGGTCGGCAGGAATCGAGAACCCTAGAGCCGTGTACAGCCTCTCTCGGAGAGGCGGTTTCCCCTAATCATACGTTTCCTCCTGCTATAATTGGGCGAcacctccccctccccctcccggCCAGACTCATATTCGCCTCTCACCGcgttcctcctctctctctctcggtcTCGCACCGCGTCCTCCTCTCGCGTCAGCTCCACCAGCAAAAGGTAACCAACGCCCGCTTTCCCCTCCCCATCAGTTCCGCGATCTAGGGAGGAACTCTAGGAATTTCCGATTGCTCGGGGCTTCCACGGTTAGCGATTTGCCGGATCTCGTAGTTCTGGCGTCGGCGTGGGGAAACTTTTGGTGCGTCGATTTGACGCGGTTTCTTCTGGATTTGGTTCTGGTGGCGTCTCGGGAGATGATGCGATCTGCCTCGTTTTAGTTGTTTGGTATTCGCTATTTGGGGAATCGATTAGTGTATACTAGTTGGCAAATTAAGTTGGGGAAAATCCTACGGACGAATGATTTATTGCTCTCACGATCTATGCTGGTATAATCCTTTTATAGAAGTTTGTTGCGATTCGTTCGTTTCCGCTGTTGCGGGTGGGAGAATAGGTGGAATCCTCGTCCCGTAGTGGTAGGGAAATGGTTAGGTGTGCTGCTTAATCCAATCTTCGGAGTAGTTTCCTTGTGTCTGCGTGGATACTGGGTAATAATTCGTGGCCCTCTGGATCTATTGGTCTGTTTTGGTCGATAAATTAGGTGTAGGCAGCGCTTTGTAGTCGGCTAGGCATGAAGGAGATTACTTTCCTAAAACTGTGAGAGGGCTAGCTTTGCTTCAGTCCTGCAATTACCTTTCAGTTATGTGTATTCTTAACACCTACCCATCATTGAATGGCATTTGATTGATACGGTGATTTTGTGCAGCGACCACATAAAAGACCAGCAATAAACTTTGATCTGTTCGGTGCCGGTCAAACCTCAACAACCAAGTTTCATGTCTGATCTCGACGTTACACTTCCATCTGCCTTCGGTATGCTTCCGTTACATCCATGCCTGTTACTGCTGCCTGTTACTGCTGATGTAGTAAATACTAAATTGGCATGTTATACTCTGGTGTATCTCTATAGCATGCTATTTCTGAGCTTCTCAAAACATGATTATTCAGCATGTTATGTCCTAAGCAAGTGTTTGGTGTTTAATCTGTTCCTCTTTCAAAATACCTCGTGTTGTTCATAGTGTCATTCGTATGTAGTTGAGCTCTACATGTTACCTAATACAGAGTCTCTTGCTTTGTAGATCCGTTTGCCGAGGCAAATGCTGAGGATGCTGGTGCAGGCCCTGGAGCAAAAGATTATGTGCATGTGCGCATCCAGCAGCGCAACGGCAGGAAGAGTCTGACTACTGTTCAGGGCTTGAAGAAGGAGTACAGTTACAACAAGATCCTCAAGGATCTCAAGAAGGAATTCTGCTGCAATGGCACAGTAGTGCAGGATCCCGAGCTAGGCCAGGTATGATACCGTCAGCCGTGCTTTAGATAGTCATCAGTTCTCTGCCGCCGATGTTGGTTTTTACTGATTAGGTATTTCGCTGTCTACACAGGTCATTCAGCTTCAGGGTGATCAGCGTAAGAATGTTGCTACTTTCCTAGTTCAGGTACTTTTGACTTCTCCCAAGTCCCAACGTGAAGATAACATTTTATCATTCTCATAGTGTATTTGCATCCTGACGTTGTTACCCTTTTTCTGCTAGGCTGGGATTGCGAAGAAGGAGCTCATCAAGATCCACGGTTTCTAAGTTGCCTATAAATGCTTGTATGCAATATTGTGTGCGCTACCAGATAATACTGGAAGCCTGAAGAAGCTTCGACTTGTGATACTTCTAGCTATTTCTTCTATATTGAAGACATAACGCTGTTGTTGCTGTTAAAATCCTTTCTTGCTTTGATGCAAGCTGTATTGACGCCCCATTATGCTGCTGTATCAGCACATCAGTATGGTTTGTCTGAGATGTTGCCGATCATTAAATAAAACCACCCATCGTTTGACTATGGCTCCGTGTTGCGTCCCAAGTTGTTTCTATGTCTTTCTGGTTATCTGTTGCTCTATGTTGTTATATATAGTTCTTTGCGTACCTTATGGTTCTTACCTTATGAGTTTATGCCTGGCTGGGGCTTATTTCTGTCTTCATAATTCTTCTTCCCTATTTGTCGAATCCAGCAAGTTGTATTGTAGCCCAATTATGCTGCTGTACCAGCATATCAGTATGCTTTATCTGAGATGTTGCCGACAAATAAAGCTACCCATCGTTTAGCTATGGCTCTGTTTTGCGTTCCCAAGTTGTTTCTATCTTTATGGCTACCCGTCGGTCTATTATACCTGTTCCGTACCTGATGGTTCTTATCTTACGAGTGAAAGCCTTGTTGCTGCTTATAAGCATTTTGATGTGCTGTTTTTACGATGATTGCGGTACAGTGTGGTGCGAAGGGGATGAGAACAAAGACGACGCCTGGTGTTTTTGGTAGTGGCGTAGTACTCCAGTAACACGACGCCTCAGATTAGGAAGAAGTTCGGCGCACTGTCCTAAGTCAGCAGCGTGATATAAACTTACTAAAGTTTTAGCTGAATATGACTAGTCGGCAAAGCAAGCAAGGACAAGTGAGCGCATCTCTCTCATCGCAAGGGTTATGCAGAGAAAGTGTTCTACTCCGTACCTGAATACGATCCCAAGGAGGACTATACTAGCGActcgtaagagcatctccactcgtctccgcgAACAGGCCCCCGACGTGccattttttcatccggacggcgaaaaatggCCCAGCCGCGTCCCCGGTTGCTCgtttttcgccggatttgggctttcatccatcgggtgagcccacgccaaccccggcctactggggagcgctcggggactccggacgaagcgaaagcgcgcgaaacgccgagaaatctctcccgcgctttcgcttcgtctTCGCCGCAGAGGTGGATCCGACCGGTCAGCGacacacgcatcgtcttccgcgcgcactaactgccgccggtcagctcgccgcggacgcgtcgcattccacgcggCATTTATCGCCGGCACCAGCCGCGCCTATATACCCCGCTCCGCTCGCCGCGACGCGTATCCgcgctccactctccctccactctcccgaTCCATGGCGTTCAACGACGAAGACGGCACAGcaaacaacggcttcccccgccggtcgctccacgcgtgggaggggcacctcctccaccaggcgggatacccctgcccgtcgaacacgaggcctcccggcggcgggtggcggctaagtgctggcggcgtaccaatcccgccgccgccccagggccacgccctcgacgtcgccatcgaggaggctcgAATGGCGATGACCGACGAAGAGCGCGCCagcccgcgccaccaccccgagaaCTACACGAGGTGGAACTCGTTCTTcctccggcggtgggagcgggacctggcgtcctacgacggcccgccgcctccgcctccgcgcaacaacgccgcgggtcgCCGACGGTGGTGGAGCACGCCGAATAGGACGCTGGAGAACGTCCTCGAGCAACATCGAGGGCGGCAATGTCCCGGTGCTgacgatgccccctccatcgatGGCATCGGCCAGCCGCCCTCGCCGGGGAAAcagctggcagccacggcgcatggctgccagctcgtcgtcttccggatcggcgtcGAGGTCGCTCTCCAGGTCGgcgccatccttggcgccggtgaaaaagGAGCCGGCTTCCACGCCAAGCAACCGCGCGCGCGGCGGCATCGTCATCCGCGAGCCCTCGACGGCACAAGGACGGCTCCGCCACAAGCGCGAACACGACACCTCCGGCGAGCGGAAGCGCAAGCCGgcgaaggtgaaggtggaggaaagcgccgaggacgccgccatcctcgaggccttcatcgcgaggtccctccaggacctcgtccccTCTAAGAACGCCATGCCACTCGACCAGGCCTgcgcctggtcgagggagcagtgggagaaggaggaggcggagcggcaggcgAGGCTCCTCGAGGACGTCACTCGCTACCgccggcctgcgactcctccatccggcgccgccgtccccgtcgttgacctcgaagcctccgacgacgactggtacaagccatcgccgtccccgcctcgcaccagtggccggtggggagacgccggccaaggcagcagccaggcggcttcggcgccgccgcagttcgacgacgatggcggcgacggcgacatggactacacggtgttctaccgccatttcggcatgtagagcgccgtgttttaatatttacagttgtattcccctagccgaattcgaaatatagtcgaattcggcctctctgtatgaacttcgccctctatatagtaaatatcattaaatttagtctaaattcgaccgttttaagccgtagtttgtcaagtttccgtttttcaaatttagatcGCCGTCTTCGCCTGAGAACGCGGCTGGAAAACTACTCCCCACGTAAATTTCcccggatttcggcgtggggagggcaaacgagtggagatgctctaatgattCTGGTGGTTATGGTCTGATTGTACCTACACATACACTGCTTCAGTCCTTGCTTCAGTCCTGAGGAGCAGAATGTCAAAAGAACAAATCATCTGACGCTCTTGATTACCAATTGATATTCGTAAGTGAATAAGGAAGCATTCTTAAGTATCCAATTCTAAATAGTCATCGTTCTACAAACTCGTCAACAGTAACATTATTTTCAATTTGTTTTGGTCGGGGTGCGCCAGGCCCAAGCAGTAGTGCAACGCCTGGGCGACACGTGAGGGCCCCAATGGCAAGCCACTGTGGTGGACCCTCCCCCACAAAAAATAAATTTAATATCGTTGTGGACACATGGCCCACATATCAGATAttaaactgataagaacagatactacacTTGATCTTAGCCAAAAGGCCGAGAAAGGTATGCTTCTCCCCTCCGCCCAGGGTCTGCTTATATAGCACGTCCTCGCCTCCTTCCGCTCTCGCTGCGCGAGGTGGGACTAAACGGAATCACGGCACGGCTGCACCTGCAGCTGTAGGGCAAGTGAGCAAGTCGCTTTGTTTCGAGAGAGGCTCCGCTCGGTATGTTTGGGCTGCAGGTTAGAGAAAGCCCATAATAGATGTGGGCCGCCAGTGCAAACAGACCTGATGAGAAAAAACAAATGCCTGATGCAGtcaccctcaaaaaaaaaaatttgcctGATGCTGTAGGGGTCTGTGGATGCCATTCTTCCCTTTTTCATTTCAATCCAAATTATTCCACTAAAAAATTGACCCCAGAATATTTTACCCAGTGCTCTAAACGATTGTTGGTCGTACAAATTATCAGCGCACTGAACATCGAAATCTAAAAACAGTGCAAAGAATCGTGAAAAGCAAACACAAGATGTAGGCTTGTAGCAACCTTTACTGCACCAATCACAAATCATTTGGCAGAAATGCTGAAGATCCCTGGGGAATCAAATGGACAGACGCGCTCAAAACTTTACAATGCATAACAACTCAAATTTGTTTCTTCACAACTTCCACTTCCTCACAGAGGTTTGGTCTTAGCTTAAGATACCATACATGGTCACAGCAAGATAGTGAAGTGATACTAGGATAATATACAGTATGTCAGATTTTCAACCACAGAAACAGAACCAAGTAGTCATAAAGGAAGAAGCTATAGACTTGATCAAGTAATGCATTGATACAAAATTATGACTATTACATCTGATTACAAGGACGTCGTGGATTTTCTAAGCGAGCTAAGTGCTATCAGAAATTCAATTAGGTACAGCAGGTGATAGCACCAATATTTTTCAGGGCCAATAATGCGATGATTCTTCTTCCAGGACAGGTACCCCTTACCAGGCAAGGTAGTTCTATGTTCAGCCATAGGAGATAGCGTCTGACCGGGCCATGCTATATCTTCTGCCTCAATGCTTGACGGAGCTGGAGCTTGCGGCTGTCGACTCTCGAGTCCATAAGGCTGGACTTCAGGTTGTGCTTCTGCGCACCTTGGGGCCACTCTATGCGCCCTTTCATTGCCCGGACCACGTGAGGGTTTACCGACTCTGGGCTCCACTCGCCTACGCTTGGTGAGACCGTGCACACTTCGCTGCCCTTATGAGTCGGCGAGAGAGCGGAGTTCGATATTCTGCCGCTTGAGAGCCTACCGTTCGTCAGTTCTGATCCTATTTTCTTGCGACCATTGTCGTTTGATGACCTCCAGAGCCTGGCGAAAGAAGACCCTTTCTTCCGGAACTTCTCTGCTGTTGTCGAACAGACTTCGCTGATCTCACTATTTGACCTGCAGTCATCGCAGTCCGTTGTTCCACTCACTGATGCACCATTTT
This Lolium perenne isolate Kyuss_39 chromosome 1, Kyuss_2.0, whole genome shotgun sequence DNA region includes the following protein-coding sequences:
- the LOC127327329 gene encoding protein translation factor SUI1 homolog; amino-acid sequence: MSDLDVTLPSAFDPFAEANAEDAGAGPGAKDYVHVRIQQRNGRKSLTTVQGLKKEYSYNKILKDLKKEFCCNGTVVQDPELGQVIQLQGDQRKNVATFLVQAGIAKKELIKIHGF